From Paenibacillus sp. FSL H8-0537:
GCTCAACAGATCGAGCTGCTGCTGCAAATTGACCGCAAAGCGCGCGGTCTTGGCGGCTTCTTCGCTGAAGCGATGAATACGGATGAAACGTTCGTCCGCGTCGCTTTTACGCAGGAGCATCTGCAAGCCGGGACGCAAGCGATTGCGAGCCAGCTCGAAAACATAATCGCCCGGCATGCTTAGCCTAGAAGCGCCGAATCTGAGGTGCTGAGGCCAGAAGCGCCATAGCAAATAGCAGCAGCCTGCCCGCCGCGAGTTTATGACGCGGCGGTCGGGCTGTTTTTCAATATAACGATGGGTACGAGCGGTTTGATTTGTTGCTATTACTTCCGGTTGCGGGTTATGGCATAATAGATGGAGCATGATTGATTATACTGGAGGAGCTTACGATGGCAGAACCGCTAAAAGCCTTATACGATGGCTTATTCATAGAAGATTTTGGAGCGCTGGTGCGCACGGCTTTGCCGACTTTTGATTTGGCAGGCTTTACGGCGGCAGTAAGGGCTGGAGAATGGGAGGAGCTGGCGCTCAAGGCGCGCTCAAGGCGGATTACCGAAGCACTTGGCGATTTCTTGCCGAGCGATTACGAGGCCGCGCTTGAGGTGCTGATGCAGATCGACTCGCAGTGCCGTGGTTTGCCTTATATTTTCTTCCCGGATTTTGTGGAAGTGTACGGAATGGCACCGCAGCATTTTGACCGGTCGATGCAGGCGCTGGCGCGGTTCACCCGTTATTCGACGGGGGAGTTTGCCGTACGCCCCTTTCTGCTTGCTGAGCCTGAGCGCATGATGCGGCAAATGCTGATATGGGCTGATGATGAGGATGAGCATGTACGCCGGCTGGCGAGCGAAGGGACGCGGCCGCGTCTGCCTTGGGCGCAGGCGCTGCCGATGTTCAAGCGCGATCCACAGCCAATTGTTCCGCTGCTGGACAAGCTGAAAGCCGATCCTTCGCTCTATGTCCGCAAAAGCGTGGCAAACAATCTCAATGATATCGCTAAAGACCATCCCGATGTGGTCGTGGCGCTCGCCCAGCAGTGGTCCGGCAATAATCCGCTGACAGACTGGATTATTAGGCGCGGCTGCCGCACGCTGGTGAAGCAGGCGAATCCAGCGCTGATGGAGCTGTTCGGCTATGCCGCCGGAGAAGGCGAAGCAGGCGGGAGTGGCGCTTCATTGACGGTGCATGCCGAGCTTCGGGCAGTGCCTGGGGCCCTGCATATAGGCGACGAAGCGCGGTTTAGCTGCGTAATGAAGCTGCGGGATGGAGACGCGCTCAAGCTGCGAATCGAATACGGCATTGATTTTATTAAAGCTTCGGGCAAGCCTTCGCAGAAGCGTTTCCTGCTGTCTGACCGCGAGTATGGGGGAGGAGCGGAAGTGA
This genomic window contains:
- a CDS encoding DNA alkylation repair protein, which gives rise to MAEPLKALYDGLFIEDFGALVRTALPTFDLAGFTAAVRAGEWEELALKARSRRITEALGDFLPSDYEAALEVLMQIDSQCRGLPYIFFPDFVEVYGMAPQHFDRSMQALARFTRYSTGEFAVRPFLLAEPERMMRQMLIWADDEDEHVRRLASEGTRPRLPWAQALPMFKRDPQPIVPLLDKLKADPSLYVRKSVANNLNDIAKDHPDVVVALAQQWSGNNPLTDWIIRRGCRTLVKQANPALMELFGYAAGEGEAGGSGASLTVHAELRAVPGALHIGDEARFSCVMKLRDGDALKLRIEYGIDFIKASGKPSQKRFLLSDREYGGGAEVTLSRVHRFADLTTRKHYPGLHRITLWVNGVQVADTELQLEEARSK